From a region of the Ardenticatena maritima genome:
- a CDS encoding CBS domain-containing protein, with amino-acid sequence MKVRDLMVTNVVTVGPEAPVGAVARLLRDHDFSGVPVVDANNVVLGVVTEYDIITRHTRPHYPRYIQIMDARIYLENPRHYNEELRRVLAVTAEQLMTKLPARITPDDDMETAIGVMVDTRINPLPIVDENGRLAGILTLHDLLQIVVDEEA; translated from the coding sequence ATGAAAGTCCGCGACCTGATGGTGACAAACGTGGTGACCGTGGGACCAGAAGCCCCCGTCGGTGCAGTCGCCCGCCTCTTGCGCGACCACGATTTCAGCGGCGTGCCCGTGGTGGACGCCAACAACGTGGTGCTGGGGGTGGTCACCGAGTACGACATCATCACACGGCACACCCGCCCCCACTACCCGCGCTACATCCAAATCATGGACGCCCGCATCTATTTGGAGAACCCGCGGCATTACAACGAAGAGTTGCGGCGTGTGCTGGCGGTCACCGCCGAACAATTGATGACCAAACTACCGGCACGCATCACCCCGGACGACGATATGGAAACCGCGATTGGCGTCATGGTGGATACGCGCATCAACCCCTTGCCCATTGTGGATGAAAACGGTCGGCTTGCCGGCATTCTAACCTTGCATGACCTTCTGCAAATCGTGGTGGACGAAGAGGCGTAA
- a CDS encoding glycosyltransferase — MRILIVTLGSRGDIQPYVALGKGLQAAGYAVKIATHRPFEAFVRRHGLDFAPVASDPREELLSQRGQAWVGSGQNPVRFFYRFYKLSVPYIEQMMRDVWKAAQDADAVIAAILGLAGLNAAEARRLPAIFAPVQPVLRTRFYPSVAAPECRKAAFICRRYNLLTHIAWEYAFWLPFHRLINRARRDIMGLPPYSWKPPFAHIARGPVLNGFSPLVVPPPPDWPPHVCTSGYWFLLEADTYTPPADLDAFLADGPPPVYIGFGSMPDPNPEQTANMVLDAVQRAGVRAVLARGWAGLQPHDVPDTVFLVDEVPHDWLFPRMAALVHHCGAGTTAAGLRAGVPTIGVPHFADQPFWARRIQALGVGPRPIPRQHLTTDRLTAALLHVVHNQTMRDAAAHLGEQIRAEDGVGRAVAYIREQFGAGRAFWQSAPTLATQGADA, encoded by the coding sequence ATGCGCATTTTGATTGTGACACTCGGCTCACGCGGCGACATCCAGCCCTATGTGGCGTTGGGCAAAGGATTGCAAGCCGCGGGCTACGCGGTGAAAATTGCCACACACCGCCCGTTTGAGGCGTTTGTCCGCCGTCATGGTCTTGATTTTGCCCCCGTTGCCAGCGACCCCCGCGAGGAACTGCTCAGCCAGCGTGGGCAAGCATGGGTTGGTTCGGGGCAAAACCCCGTGCGCTTCTTCTACCGCTTCTACAAGTTGAGCGTGCCCTACATCGAACAAATGATGCGCGACGTGTGGAAAGCCGCGCAGGACGCCGACGCCGTCATCGCGGCAATCCTGGGGCTTGCGGGATTGAACGCCGCCGAAGCGCGCCGCCTACCCGCCATCTTCGCCCCCGTCCAGCCGGTGCTGCGCACGCGCTTCTACCCATCCGTCGCTGCGCCTGAATGCCGCAAAGCCGCGTTCATCTGTCGGCGCTACAACCTGCTCACACACATCGCGTGGGAATACGCCTTCTGGCTGCCTTTCCACCGCCTCATCAACCGCGCGCGCCGCGACATCATGGGATTGCCGCCCTACTCGTGGAAGCCGCCCTTTGCCCACATCGCACGTGGTCCTGTGCTGAATGGGTTTAGCCCGCTGGTGGTGCCCCCACCACCCGATTGGCCGCCGCACGTCTGCACCAGCGGCTACTGGTTCCTGCTGGAAGCCGACACCTACACGCCGCCCGCCGACCTGGACGCCTTTCTGGCGGACGGACCGCCGCCCGTGTACATCGGTTTTGGCAGCATGCCCGACCCCAACCCGGAACAAACCGCCAACATGGTGCTCGACGCGGTGCAGCGCGCGGGTGTGCGTGCCGTGCTGGCGCGTGGGTGGGCTGGGTTGCAACCCCACGACGTCCCCGACACGGTCTTTTTGGTGGATGAAGTGCCCCATGATTGGCTTTTCCCGCGCATGGCGGCGCTGGTTCACCATTGCGGCGCCGGCACAACCGCCGCAGGCTTGCGCGCCGGCGTCCCCACCATTGGCGTTCCCCACTTTGCCGACCAACCCTTTTGGGCGCGCCGCATCCAGGCGCTGGGCGTGGGACCCCGTCCCATCCCGCGCCAACACCTGACCACCGACCGCCTGACGGCGGCGCTTCTGCACGTGGTCCACAACCAAACCATGCGCGACGCCGCCGCCCATCTGGGCGAGCAGATTCGCGCGGAAGACGGCGTGGGGCGCGCCGTGGCGTACATTCGCGAACAATTCGGCGCTGGGCGCGCGTTTTGGCAAAGCGCCCCCACGCTCGCCACCCAAGGAGCCGACGCATGA
- a CDS encoding LutC/YkgG family protein has translation MSARNRMLNRLRRHLRATQHPEPWQSRRHFDDLSTRFTEALTAAGGEVIRVATYDEARTRLLALLDEIHANRVALNDEPLLRRLALPEHAQRPIEWHIVGDDQNALRTFCAHADVGITAAECALAETGTVVVQSGRGKSRLVSLLPPVHIAVLTSDQLTTDLFTWAEHHRPTHMPANLVFISGPSKTADIEQTLAIGVHGPKRFIALLIETARGATP, from the coding sequence ATGAGTGCCCGAAACCGCATGTTGAACCGTTTGCGCCGCCATCTGCGCGCGACACAACATCCAGAACCGTGGCAATCTCGCCGCCATTTCGACGACCTGAGCACCCGTTTCACCGAGGCGCTCACCGCCGCGGGGGGCGAAGTCATCCGCGTCGCCACGTACGATGAAGCGCGCACCCGCCTGCTCGCCCTGCTGGACGAGATCCACGCCAACCGTGTCGCCCTCAACGACGAACCGCTGTTGCGCCGCCTGGCGTTGCCCGAACACGCTCAGCGCCCCATCGAGTGGCACATCGTGGGCGACGACCAGAACGCCCTGCGCACCTTCTGCGCCCACGCCGACGTCGGTATCACCGCCGCCGAGTGTGCGCTCGCCGAAACCGGCACCGTGGTCGTGCAAAGCGGGCGCGGCAAAAGCCGCCTGGTCTCGTTGTTGCCGCCTGTGCATATTGCCGTCCTCACCAGCGACCAACTCACCACCGACCTTTTCACCTGGGCGGAACACCACCGCCCCACCCACATGCCCGCCAACCTGGTCTTCATCAGTGGACCAAGCAAAACCGCCGACATTGAGCAAACGCTGGCGATTGGCGTGCATGGACCCAAACGCTTCATCGCCCTGCTCATCGAAACCGCAAGGGGAGCAACGCCATGA
- a CDS encoding alpha/beta hydrolase: MNEWRPYEEIFGTTHTVSGRVLVRPAVYSPQLQNERHLLVYLPPSYGSGKRYPVLYMHDGQNLFDAATSFVGEWHVDETMERLAADGLEAIVVGIPNAGDARRDEYSPFYDKRHRSGGRGDAYVRFITETVKPLIDADFDTRPEREATGVAGSSLGGFISLYAFFSAPHIFGFAGVMSPALQFADGALIDWVHHARTVPGLLYVDVGTRELAFRRTDIPLLRPYSRRYVKLVRRLVHVLEQKGYTRGQTLCYIEEKGAEHNESAWARRFPDMVRFWLDERHPCGASRGFFRRG; encoded by the coding sequence ATGAACGAATGGCGACCCTACGAAGAGATCTTCGGCACGACGCACACCGTAAGCGGGCGCGTGCTGGTACGCCCCGCAGTTTACAGCCCGCAGTTGCAGAACGAGCGCCATTTGCTCGTCTATCTGCCGCCCTCTTACGGGAGCGGCAAACGCTACCCCGTGCTCTACATGCACGATGGGCAAAACCTCTTCGACGCCGCGACATCGTTTGTCGGCGAGTGGCACGTGGACGAAACCATGGAACGCCTCGCCGCCGACGGGCTGGAAGCCATTGTGGTCGGCATTCCCAACGCCGGCGACGCCCGCCGTGACGAATACAGTCCCTTCTACGACAAACGCCACCGCTCCGGTGGGCGCGGCGACGCCTATGTGCGCTTCATCACCGAAACCGTCAAACCGCTGATTGACGCCGACTTTGACACACGCCCCGAACGGGAGGCCACGGGCGTGGCGGGTTCTTCGCTGGGGGGCTTCATCAGCCTCTATGCGTTCTTTTCCGCGCCGCACATTTTCGGTTTTGCGGGCGTGATGAGCCCCGCCCTGCAATTCGCCGACGGGGCGCTTATTGACTGGGTGCACCACGCCCGCACAGTCCCCGGTCTGCTCTATGTGGACGTGGGCACGCGCGAACTGGCTTTCCGCCGCACCGACATCCCACTGCTGCGCCCCTACTCGCGACGGTACGTCAAACTCGTGCGCCGTCTGGTGCATGTGCTGGAACAAAAAGGCTACACGCGCGGTCAGACGCTCTGCTACATCGAAGAAAAGGGGGCTGAACACAACGAAAGCGCCTGGGCGCGCCGTTTTCCCGACATGGTGCGCTTCTGGCTGGATGAACGCCACCCGTGTGGGGCGTCTCGTGGCTTTTTTCGGCGCGGCTGA
- a CDS encoding tyrosine-type recombinase/integrase, translating to MTIQPTTSLETAIAAFLARLARRERTHHTYSTGLNAFRAFLESQTPPVETVGDLWADVLADFYHHIADRYAALTIRTYLAAARAFLRFLRAEDALSFSLDRANAALRDAMTMGDRLRYPAIEHTPELPLIVTYYDDMSDLPPPDTPRHRAQILARYRNRALLYTLFSTAGRLSEVAALTREDVQDGRAKRVLVVGKRDKQRILFLSDEARAAIRAYLEQRKAFGVQSRHLFISHGRNQGKPLTPQSIWNIVKKAARAHGLDHISPHTFRHWRATQMLNEGVPAEVVKDFLGHEQITTTTTIYARYLTSHIEEAFDRHTPRIRDAQKQSKRDE from the coding sequence ATGACCATCCAGCCCACCACCAGCCTGGAAACGGCTATCGCCGCCTTTTTGGCGCGGCTGGCGCGCCGTGAGCGCACCCACCACACCTACAGCACGGGGCTGAACGCCTTTCGCGCCTTTCTGGAAAGCCAAACGCCGCCTGTTGAAACCGTTGGCGACCTCTGGGCGGACGTGCTGGCGGACTTCTACCACCACATCGCCGACCGCTACGCCGCGCTCACCATCCGCACCTATCTCGCTGCGGCACGCGCTTTCCTGCGCTTTCTGCGCGCCGAAGACGCGCTCTCCTTCTCACTCGACCGCGCCAACGCCGCCCTGCGCGACGCCATGACCATGGGCGACCGCTTGCGTTATCCCGCCATCGAACACACCCCCGAACTGCCGCTCATCGTCACCTACTACGATGACATGAGCGACCTGCCGCCCCCCGACACGCCACGCCACCGCGCGCAAATTCTGGCACGGTATCGCAACCGCGCCCTGCTCTACACGCTCTTTTCCACGGCGGGGCGGCTCAGCGAAGTGGCGGCGCTCACCCGCGAAGACGTGCAGGACGGGCGCGCCAAGCGGGTGCTCGTCGTCGGGAAACGGGACAAACAGCGCATCCTCTTCCTTTCAGACGAAGCGCGCGCCGCTATCCGCGCGTATCTGGAACAGCGCAAAGCCTTCGGTGTTCAAAGCCGCCACCTCTTCATCTCGCATGGGCGCAACCAGGGGAAGCCGCTCACCCCGCAAAGCATCTGGAACATCGTGAAAAAAGCCGCCCGCGCCCACGGGCTGGACCACATCAGCCCGCACACGTTCCGCCATTGGCGCGCCACCCAAATGCTCAACGAAGGCGTCCCCGCCGAAGTGGTGAAAGACTTTCTCGGACACGAACAAATCACCACCACAACCACCATCTACGCGCGCTATCTCACCAGCCACATTGAAGAAGCGTTCGACCGCCACACCCCGCGCATCCGCGACGCACAAAAACAGAGCAAGCGCGACGAATAA
- a CDS encoding metallopeptidase family protein encodes MNRTLFEQLITHALARLPDTFRAALDNVEIVVEREPHPALLRRMGLRPDETLLGLYEGIPLPERGHGYTFAPPDIITLFQGPIEREAHGDPDAIAQLVEDVLLHELAHYFGFDEEQIRQIEAERDRQRQQHNQGGSA; translated from the coding sequence ATGAACCGCACGCTATTCGAGCAACTCATCACACACGCGCTCGCTCGGCTTCCCGACACCTTCCGCGCCGCACTCGACAACGTTGAAATCGTCGTCGAACGCGAGCCGCACCCGGCGCTTTTGCGCCGCATGGGGTTGCGCCCCGATGAGACGCTGTTGGGGCTGTACGAGGGCATTCCGCTGCCCGAGCGTGGGCACGGCTACACCTTCGCCCCGCCCGACATCATCACCCTCTTTCAGGGACCCATCGAACGCGAAGCGCACGGCGACCCCGACGCCATTGCGCAACTCGTTGAAGACGTGCTCCTGCATGAACTGGCGCACTACTTCGGCTTTGATGAAGAACAGATTCGACAGATTGAAGCCGAACGCGACCGGCAACGCCAACAACACAACCAAGGAGGTTCTGCATGA